One Candidatus Binatia bacterium genomic region harbors:
- a CDS encoding GNAT family N-acetyltransferase yields MSRGSHVFVGSGCAEPQCLVAALAARGEELTDTEILHILTLGVAPYTASKFTGRFRHNAFFIGANVRDAVLEGQADYTPVFLSEISRLFRTGRVRIDVALIQVSPPDRNGYCSYGVSVDVVKGGTESAKLVIAAVNPRMPRTHGDSFIHVDDIDYLVECDEPILEVAPAQPDEVSRQIGRFIADLIEPGATLQLGIGAIPNAVLSYLGDKEDLGLHTEMFTDGIIDLIRRGVITNQRKTLHPGKSITSFCMGTRQLYDLVDDNPAFGFYPSDYVNDPMVIGQNDHVVAINSALQVDLTGQVCSDSIGHRFYSGIGGQVDFIRGAARSYGGKPIIALPSTAKGGTVSRIVPILNEGAGIVTTRADVHYVITEFGMADLYGRNVRERTLALVSIAHPDFRNELLAAAKARRFVYAEQIPFPAEGLPYPKELERWVTLRDGVEIFFRPMKPADERLLRDLFYSHSEETVYMRYLTPVKKLSVRQIQEFVTLDYKDHLAIAGFLVHDDMEEMIAVARYVLDPKTNMAEVAFTVHDDYQNRGIGHFLLEYMKDIAQQRGIGGFTAQVLGSNSRMLHLFHKVYSPLRSEIEAGVYNISCRFTEIDQYRRQHRPAGPRATPPSPPERNPPPRRTRPTVRTRR; encoded by the coding sequence GTGTCTCGTGGCAGCCACGTGTTCGTCGGATCAGGCTGTGCCGAGCCGCAGTGTCTGGTGGCGGCTCTCGCCGCGCGTGGCGAGGAGCTCACCGACACCGAGATCTTGCACATCCTGACCCTCGGCGTCGCACCGTACACGGCCTCGAAGTTCACCGGACGCTTTCGGCACAACGCATTCTTCATCGGCGCGAACGTGCGCGACGCGGTCCTGGAAGGGCAAGCGGATTACACCCCCGTCTTTCTCTCGGAGATATCCCGGCTGTTCCGCACCGGCCGGGTGCGGATCGATGTGGCATTGATCCAGGTGTCCCCGCCCGACCGCAACGGCTACTGCAGCTACGGAGTCTCGGTGGACGTCGTGAAGGGCGGAACCGAGAGCGCGAAGCTGGTGATCGCCGCGGTCAACCCTCGCATGCCGCGCACGCACGGGGACAGTTTCATACACGTCGATGATATCGACTACCTGGTCGAATGCGATGAACCCATCCTGGAGGTGGCGCCGGCCCAGCCGGACGAGGTCTCACGGCAGATCGGCCGCTTCATCGCCGATCTGATCGAACCGGGTGCCACCCTCCAATTGGGCATCGGCGCCATCCCGAACGCCGTCCTGAGCTACCTCGGGGATAAGGAGGATCTCGGGCTCCACACCGAGATGTTTACGGACGGCATCATCGACCTGATCCGGCGCGGCGTCATCACCAACCAGCGCAAGACCTTGCACCCGGGGAAATCGATCACGTCGTTCTGCATGGGCACGCGGCAGCTCTATGACTTGGTCGATGACAATCCGGCGTTCGGCTTCTATCCCAGCGATTACGTCAACGATCCCATGGTCATCGGCCAGAACGATCACGTGGTCGCGATCAACTCCGCGCTGCAGGTCGACCTCACCGGCCAGGTCTGTTCCGACTCGATCGGGCACCGTTTCTACAGCGGCATCGGCGGCCAGGTGGACTTCATTCGCGGCGCCGCCCGATCGTACGGCGGCAAGCCAATCATCGCGTTGCCCTCCACTGCCAAGGGTGGGACCGTCTCGCGCATTGTGCCAATCTTGAATGAGGGAGCGGGCATCGTGACCACCCGCGCCGACGTGCACTACGTCATCACCGAATTCGGCATGGCCGATCTCTACGGCCGCAATGTGCGTGAACGCACGTTGGCACTGGTGAGTATTGCCCATCCCGACTTTCGCAATGAGCTTTTGGCCGCCGCCAAGGCCAGGCGGTTCGTCTATGCCGAGCAAATCCCCTTCCCCGCGGAAGGCCTCCCCTACCCGAAAGAGCTGGAACGGTGGGTGACGCTGCGCGACGGCGTGGAGATCTTCTTCCGTCCGATGAAGCCGGCGGACGAACGGCTATTACGCGACCTCTTCTACTCGCATTCTGAAGAAACCGTGTACATGCGCTACCTCACGCCGGTGAAGAAACTCTCCGTGCGGCAGATCCAGGAGTTCGTCACCCTCGACTACAAGGATCATTTGGCGATCGCGGGCTTCCTGGTGCACGACGACATGGAGGAGATGATCGCAGTGGCCCGGTATGTCCTCGATCCCAAGACCAATATGGCCGAGGTCGCGTTCACCGTGCACGACGATTACCAGAACCGAGGCATCGGGCACTTTCTGCTCGAGTACATGAAAGACATCGCGCAGCAGCGTGGTATTGGCGGCTTCACCGCCCAGGTGCTGGGGTCCAACAGCCGCATGCTCCACCTCTTCCACAAAGTGTACTCGCCGTTGCGCAGCGAAATCGAAGCAGGGGTGTACAACATCTCGTGCCGATTCACCGAGATCGATCAGTATAGGCGGCAACACCGGCCGGCGGGGCCACGCGCTACTCCTCCGTCACCGCCGGAGCGCAACCCGCCCCCTCGTCGAACCCGCCCTACAGTGAGAACTCGCAGGTAA
- the recR gene encoding recombination mediator RecR produces MSALPPPLARLIHELVKLPGIGEKTATRLAFHLLRTERRDVELLAQSLVTMRDETKLCSICLGLTAEDPCALCSDPRRDATAICVVEGPADLIALERSGQFKGRYHVLHGCLAPLDGVGPEDLRIAELLQRLEDGSVREVVIATNPTVEGEATALYLARLIKPLGLRVTRIAHGLPMGADVEYADSMTLGKALEGRREM; encoded by the coding sequence ATGTCCGCGCTGCCGCCACCGTTAGCCCGATTGATTCACGAGTTGGTGAAACTCCCCGGCATCGGAGAGAAGACCGCGACCCGACTCGCCTTCCATCTCCTGCGCACGGAACGGCGCGATGTCGAGCTGCTGGCGCAGTCGCTGGTCACGATGCGCGACGAAACCAAGCTGTGCTCCATCTGCCTGGGGCTGACGGCGGAAGATCCGTGCGCCTTGTGCAGCGATCCGCGACGCGACGCGACGGCAATTTGCGTCGTCGAAGGCCCCGCCGACCTCATCGCCTTGGAGCGCTCCGGCCAGTTCAAAGGCCGCTACCACGTTCTGCACGGTTGTCTGGCGCCGCTCGACGGCGTCGGGCCGGAGGATCTGCGGATTGCGGAGTTGCTGCAGCGCTTGGAAGACGGCAGCGTACGTGAAGTCGTCATTGCCACCAACCCAACCGTCGAAGGCGAAGCGACCGCGCTGTATCTGGCGCGTCTCATCAAGCCGCTCGGCCTGCGCGTCACGCGCATCGCGCACGGGTTGCCGATGGGTGCCGACGTCGAATACGCGGACTCTATGACTCTCGGGAAGGCACTCGAGGGCCGGCGCGAGATGTGA
- a CDS encoding YbaB/EbfC family nucleoid-associated protein, with product MSKGLGPLGNIVKQAQELQERLGRIQEEAAAKTVEATAGGGMVTVVVSGRSQVVELRIEPEVMKGGDVQMLQDLVIAAVNKGIRAAQEMMAEEMKKVTGGLQIPGLTV from the coding sequence ATGAGCAAAGGACTCGGCCCGCTGGGCAACATCGTCAAGCAAGCGCAGGAGTTGCAGGAACGCCTCGGTCGCATCCAGGAAGAGGCGGCCGCCAAGACCGTCGAAGCGACGGCCGGGGGCGGCATGGTGACCGTCGTCGTGAGCGGACGCTCACAGGTGGTGGAACTGCGCATCGAGCCCGAAGTGATGAAGGGCGGCGACGTGCAAATGCTGCAAGACCTTGTGATCGCCGCCGTCAACAAGGGCATCCGCGCCGCGCAGGAGATGATGGCGGAAGAGATGAAAAAGGTGACCGGCGGCCTGCAGATCCCCGGCCTGACGGTGTGA
- the dnaX gene encoding DNA polymerase III subunit gamma/tau, translating into MSYLVLARKWRPQTFDEIVGQEHVVQTLMNAIRSDRVAHAFLFTGVRGVGKTTAARVLAKALNCVKGPTPTPCNDCVNCREITAGNAVDVLEIDGASNTGVDDVREIIENVRYQPAKSRFKIYIIDEVHMLSTSAFNALLKTLEEPPPHVKFIFATTDPHKVPHTIHSRCQRYDFKRIPFRLIADRLAQIARSEGIAVSALSLALIAREGEGSMRDAQSLFDQVIAFAGKAIGDEDVITALGLADRKLLYGAAEAILDRNPAGALERFDELHRYGYDMRRLARELLEHFRNLAVARLLPDVDLLSELPDEERAEVGRQAQKWSSEDLDRAFRLLLGAEGEVGRVPYPKLVLEMTLIKLATLTPVVPVSALLDRIGDLERRLNGRPPAAGSPIPPAGEKAPAPREVANRPQRTAAVPESSAPSPSPAPAQPAGPHTWNEFLNFVGKEKITLLPYLKSSQPVNCDGPELTLRVPQGYYYDYLAQRDHAGLVEDMARRFFGRPMRLTVKTPEGAPEPAPAAPEPPAALHAAALGNPVVRAAVEILGGEVQEVKSRPRRERGSK; encoded by the coding sequence ATGAGTTACCTCGTTCTCGCCCGCAAGTGGCGCCCGCAGACCTTCGACGAAATCGTCGGACAGGAACACGTCGTCCAAACCCTGATGAACGCGATCCGTAGCGATCGCGTGGCGCACGCCTTTCTGTTCACCGGCGTCCGCGGTGTGGGCAAGACCACGGCGGCCCGCGTGCTGGCGAAGGCACTCAACTGCGTCAAAGGGCCGACGCCAACGCCGTGCAATGACTGCGTCAACTGCCGGGAAATCACCGCCGGCAACGCCGTGGACGTCCTGGAGATCGACGGTGCCTCGAATACCGGCGTCGATGACGTCCGCGAGATCATCGAGAACGTGCGCTACCAGCCGGCGAAGAGCCGGTTCAAGATTTACATCATCGACGAAGTGCACATGCTGTCCACGAGCGCCTTTAACGCGCTGCTGAAGACGCTGGAGGAGCCGCCGCCACATGTGAAGTTCATCTTCGCCACCACCGATCCGCACAAGGTGCCGCACACCATTCACTCCCGCTGCCAGCGCTACGACTTCAAACGCATTCCGTTCCGGCTCATCGCCGATCGCCTGGCGCAGATTGCCCGCAGTGAAGGGATCGCCGTCAGTGCGCTGTCCTTGGCACTGATCGCCCGTGAGGGCGAGGGCAGCATGCGTGACGCGCAGTCGCTGTTCGATCAGGTGATCGCCTTCGCCGGCAAGGCTATCGGCGATGAGGACGTCATCACCGCCCTGGGCCTCGCCGATCGCAAGCTGCTCTACGGCGCCGCCGAAGCCATTCTGGACCGCAATCCGGCAGGCGCGCTGGAGCGGTTCGATGAGTTGCACCGGTACGGCTATGACATGCGCCGTCTGGCGCGGGAACTGCTCGAGCATTTCCGCAACCTCGCGGTAGCCCGGCTGCTGCCGGACGTGGATTTGCTGTCCGAACTTCCGGACGAGGAACGCGCCGAAGTCGGTCGGCAGGCGCAGAAATGGAGCAGTGAAGACCTCGACCGCGCCTTCCGCCTCCTCCTCGGCGCCGAGGGCGAGGTGGGCCGTGTGCCCTACCCCAAGCTCGTTCTCGAAATGACCCTCATCAAGCTGGCGACGCTGACGCCGGTCGTTCCGGTGAGCGCATTGCTGGATCGGATCGGTGATCTGGAGCGTCGTTTGAATGGCCGGCCGCCCGCGGCAGGCAGCCCGATCCCGCCAGCAGGCGAAAAAGCCCCGGCGCCGCGCGAAGTGGCCAACCGCCCGCAGCGCACCGCCGCCGTGCCAGAATCCTCTGCCCCATCTCCTTCTCCCGCACCGGCTCAACCTGCTGGTCCGCACACCTGGAACGAGTTCCTGAACTTCGTCGGCAAGGAGAAAATCACGCTGCTTCCATATCTCAAGAGCAGCCAGCCAGTGAACTGTGACGGGCCGGAACTCACCCTGAGGGTACCCCAAGGCTATTACTACGACTATTTGGCGCAACGGGACCATGCCGGACTGGTAGAAGACATGGCGCGACGCTTTTTCGGCCGGCCAATGCGCCTCACCGTCAAGACACCCGAAGGTGCGCCAGAGCCCGCACCGGCAGCGCCAGAGCCCCCGGCAGCTTTGCACGCCGCCGCGCTCGGCAACCCGGTGGTGCGCGCCGCCGTGGAAATTCTGGGGGGCGAGGTGCAAGAAGTGAAGTCACGACCGCGTCGTGAAAGAGGAAGCAAATGA